A stretch of Aedes aegypti strain LVP_AGWG chromosome 2, AaegL5.0 Primary Assembly, whole genome shotgun sequence DNA encodes these proteins:
- the LOC5576966 gene encoding trypsin-1: MAFKLTVAFLLVASLALASSRATHKIVGGDEAEAHEFPYQISLQWNFNDGQTETMHFCGASVLNENFVLTAAHCKTAYSNTGFIEVVAAEHDVAVAEGSEQRRLVAEFIVHEDYQGGVSPDDIAVIRVDKPFELNDKVKAVKLPKQLEQFDGDVTLSGWGSVSTTVFPDYPDKLRKVVLPLVDYEQCNALWDNDSALAKSNVCAGPIDGSKSACSADSGGPLVKQSGEDVIQVGVVSWGAVPCGSPRRPTVFAGVSHYVDWIEQQLRA, translated from the exons ATGGCTTTCAAACTCACGGTAGCTTTCCTGCTCGTTGCCAGTTTGGCACTCGCTTCCTCCAGAGCCA CCCACAAGATCGTCGGTGGCGATGAGGCCGAAGCGCACGAATTTCCCTACCAAATCTCGCTGCAGTGGAACTTCAACGATGGACAAACGGAGACCATGCACTTCTGCGGAGCTTCGGTGTTGAACGAAAACTTCGTCCTGACGGCTGCTCACTGCAAGACCGCATACTCCAATACCGGGTTCATCGAAGTGGTTGCCGCTGAACATGATGTGGCCGTTGCGGAAGGATCCGAACAGCGTCGCTTGGTTGCGGAGTTCATCGTCCACGAGGACTATCAAGGGGGAGTCAGTCCCGATGACATTGCCGTCATTCGTGTGGACAAACCCTTCGAATTGAACGATAAGGTGAAGGCCGTTAAGCTGCCCAAGCAGTTGGAACAATTCGATGGCGATGTTACTCTGAGTGGATGGGGATCCGTATCGACGACGGTGTTCCCGGACTATCCTGACAAACTGAGG AAAGTCGTGCTTCCGCTGGTAGACTACGAACAATGtaacgccctgtgggacaaCGACAGTGCTCTAGCGAAGAGTAATGTCTGTGCTGGCCCGATCGATGGCTCCAAGTCGGCCTGCTCGGCTGATTCCGGTGGCCCGTTGGTGAAGCAGTCCGGCGAAGATGTGATCCAGGTCGGTGTCGTGTCGTGGGGAGCCGTTCCATGTGGATCGCCACGTCGTCCGACCGTGTTTGCCGGAGTTTCCCATTACGTCGATTGGATCGAGCAGCAGCTCCGTGCGTGA